The following proteins come from a genomic window of Mariniflexile sp. TRM1-10:
- a CDS encoding SixA phosphatase family protein codes for MKNLILVRHAKSSWEHHVIDHERPLNEKGINDANSISMYLNSNNLNIDGVFSSDSVRTKTTANIFFENLKIDRSMLQLNHDLYDFSGSNLISVIKECPNDIHTLMVFGHNHAITAFVNTYGDIFIDNVPTCGVVQIEFDITDWKDLNKGKTVSTLFPRDLRK; via the coding sequence ATGAAAAATCTAATCTTAGTTAGACACGCAAAATCTTCATGGGAACATCATGTTATTGACCACGAAAGGCCTTTAAACGAAAAGGGCATTAATGATGCGAATAGTATATCCATGTATCTGAATTCAAATAACTTGAATATTGATGGTGTTTTTTCCAGTGATTCCGTAAGAACCAAAACAACTGCCAATATCTTTTTTGAAAATCTTAAAATAGATAGGTCCATGCTGCAATTAAATCATGATTTATACGATTTTTCAGGAAGCAATCTCATTAGTGTTATTAAGGAATGCCCTAATGATATACATACTTTAATGGTTTTTGGTCATAACCATGCCATAACAGCTTTCGTAAATACTTATGGTGATATTTTTATTGATAATGTTCCTACCTGTGGTGTGGTTCAAATTGAATTTGACATTACTGATTGGAAAGATTTAAACAAAGGAAAAACTGTAAGTACTTTATTTCCAAGAGATTTAAGAAAGTGA